In one window of Larus michahellis chromosome 10, bLarMic1.1, whole genome shotgun sequence DNA:
- the CISH gene encoding cytokine-inducible SH2-containing protein — MLFPWSRSDMILCVQGPHPLLAEEKIRRLSLRDIAVDLPEPIMQPLPVMAFQEESAPAFAAPVPDSNPPQTRDPEEDLLCIAKTFSYLRESGWYWGSITASEAKQHLQKMPEGTFLVRDSTHPSYLFTLSVKTNRGPTNVRIEYTDSKFRLDSNYLSKPRILAFPDVVSLIQHYVMSCTTESKNEAPYPPPSPLPPMQKEMAAAAVHLKLIRPLSRKDNIPSLQHLCRLRINKSTADVDQLPLPRRMGDYLKQYPFQL; from the exons ATGCTTTTCCCTTGGTCCAGGAGTGACATGATCCTCTGTGTTCAGGG ACCTCATCCTTTGCTGGCGGAGGAGAAGATCAGGAGACTGTCACTCAGGGACATTGCGGTGGATTTGCCAGAGCCGATCATGCAGCCTCTCCCAGTTATGGCCTTCCAGGAGGAGTCCGCGCCTGCCTTCGCAGCTCCAGTTCCAGACAGCAACCCACCTCAGACGCGAGACCCTGAAGAAGACCTTCTCTGCATTGCAAAAACCTTCTCCTACCTGCGAGAATCGG GTTGGTACTGGGGATCTATCACTGCCAGTGAGGCCAAGCAGCACCTCCAAAAGATGCCGGAGGGCACCTTCCTGGTACGGGACAGCACCCACCCCAGCTACCTGTTCACACTCTCTGTCAAGACAAATCGAGGTCCCACCAACGTCCGCATCGAATACACTGACAGCAAGTTCCGGCTAGACTCCAACTACTTGTCCAAACCTCGCATCCTGGCCTTCCCAGATGTGGTCAGTCTTATCCAGCATTATGTCATGTCCTGCACAACAGAAAGCAAGAACGAGGCTCCTTACCCGCCTCCGTCTCCTCTACCTCCCATGCAAAAAGAGATGGCAGCAGCTGCAGTACACTTGAAACTCATCCGGCCGCTCAGCCGCAAAGACAACATCCCCAGTCTACAGCACCTGTGCCGGCTACGGATCAACAAGTCTACAGCCGATGTGGACCAGCTCCCTCTACCCAGGCGGATGGGGGACTATTTGAAGCAATACCCTTTCCAACTCTGA